A single window of Nicotiana sylvestris chromosome 5, ASM39365v2, whole genome shotgun sequence DNA harbors:
- the LOC104222070 gene encoding endoglucanase 13-like, with product MSSKSHNFVIGFCFVILFGNAVSVDYGTALTKSLLYFEAQRSGKLPPNQRVQWRGDSALNDGKDAGIDLTGGYYDAGDNVKFGFPMAFTVTMLAWSVVEFGEKLEAKKELTNALNAIKWGTEYFIKAHTQPHIFYGEVGDGNSDHECWERPEDMTTPRNSYKVDEQHPGSDLVGETAAAFAAAAIAFNKSDSSYSSQLLIHAKELFDLAIKFQGQYQTSISVAGQFYSSTGYEDELLWAATWLLKATQDKTYLDYINDQATSSGGTRSMFSWDDKYVGAQVLIAQNLLEKKFPGDESLLNQYKKNAEEFICNCIHKGNNNIKKTNGGLLWWQPWNNLQYVTAATFVITSYADTLFATKNSLQCATGTVESSNLIMFVKSQVDYILGENPKKMSYMVGFGTNYPQKIHHRGASIVSIKKDRATVSCNEGFILWFYKNAANPNILDGAIVGGPDISDNYNDSRSNFQQAEAATANTAPLVGVLARLTE from the exons ATGTCTTCGAAAAGTCATAATTTTGTGATTGGATTTTGCTTTGTGATTTTATTTGGAAATGCTGTTTCAGTTGATTATGGAACAGCACTTACAAAATCTTTACTGTATTTTGAAGCTCAAAGATCAGGAAAATTGCCTCCTAACCAGCGTGTTCAATGGCGTGGAGATTCAGCACTAAACGATGGTAAAGACGCAGGG ATTGACTTAACAGGAGGATATTATGATGCTggagacaatgtcaaatttggaTTTCCAATGGCATTTACAGTAACAATGCTAGCATGGAGCGTAGTCGAATTCGGAGAAAAATTAGAAGCCAAGAAAGAACTAACAAATGCTCTGAATGCAATCAAATGGGGAACTGAGTATTTCATTAAAGCACATACACAACCTCATATATTTTATGGTGAAGTTGGAGATGGTAATTCTGATCATGAATGTTGGGAAAGACCAGAAGATATGACAACGCCGAGGAATTCGTACAAAGTTGATGAACAACATCCTGGTTCTGATCTTGTTGGTGAAACTGCTGCTGCTTTTGCTGCTGCTGCCATTGCTTTTAACAAGTCTGATTCGAGTTATTCTTCTCAACTTCTCATCCATGCAAAAGAG TTATTTGATCTTGCTATAAAGTTCCAAGGCCAGTACCAAACTAGCATTTCAGTGGCAGGTCAATTCTACAGTAGTACCGGCTATGAG GATGAACTCTTGTGGGCTGCTACTTGGTTACTAAAAGCTACCCAAGACAAAACATACCTAGATTACATCAATGATCAAGCCACTAGTTCAGGAGGCACTAGATCCATGTTTTCTTGGGATGACAAGTATGTCGGCGCACAAGTCCTGATCGCCCAG AATCTGCTGGAGAAGAAATTTCCAGGGGATGAAAGTTTATTGAATCAATACAAGAAAAATGCTGAGGAATTCATATGCAACTGCATACACAAAGGGAACAATAACATAAAGAAAACTAATGGAGGACTTCTATGGTGGCAACCATGGAATAATCTTCAATATGTTACAGCTGCAACATTTGTCATTACCAGTTATGCAGATACACTATTTGCTACTAAAAATTCTCTTCAATGTGCTACTGGAACAGTGGAATCTTCGAACCTAATCATGTTCGTCAAATCTCAG GTGGATTATATACTTGGCGAAAACCCGAAAAAAATGAGTTATATGGTAGGGTTTGGGACAAATTACCCACAAAAGATTCATCACAGAGGAGCATCAATTGTGTCAATCAAGAAAGACAGGGCTACAGTGAGTTGCAATGAAGGTTTCATTTTATGGTTTTATAAAAATGCAGCAAATCCAAATATTTTAGATGGGGCAATAGTTGGAGGACCTGATATTAGTGATAACTATAATGATTCCAGAAGTAATTTTCAGCAAGCTGAAGCAGCTACAGCTAACACAGCACCATTAGTTGGAGTTTTAGCTCGATTAACtgaataa